The Caldalkalibacillus thermarum genome window below encodes:
- the rseP gene encoding RIP metalloprotease RseP, translated as MQTVISIILVIGVIIFVHELGHLIVAKRAGILCREFAIGFGPKLFSFRKGETLYTIRLLPLGGYVRMAGEDPEMVQIKTGHDVGLQFNAEGKVTKIILNRKKKLSHTETLNVQRIDLEHDLFIEGYNAEEELVRYEVDREAVLVYDNQEMLIAPYDRQFGSKTLGQRAATIFAGPLANFILAFVLFTGLALSYGVPSEEPIIGDVLPGSVAEEAGLEQGDRILAINQKAMDSWEELVRTIMHNPGRELVFLVERNNEEFELTITPAVREHELESGEQVGFIGVHQHVEHSVLGSFVYGFNYMLELSMLIFKVIGMLFTGAVGLDALAGPVGIFDFTGQAAQAGLPILLRWTAALSVNLAILNLLPIPALDGGRLLFLALEAVRGRPIDPQKEGLAHFIGFALLMLLILVVTWNDIQRVFFN; from the coding sequence ATGCAAACAGTGATTAGCATTATTTTGGTCATTGGTGTGATCATCTTTGTTCATGAACTGGGACATTTGATCGTAGCTAAACGGGCTGGCATTTTATGCCGTGAATTTGCCATTGGCTTTGGCCCCAAACTTTTTTCCTTTCGTAAAGGTGAAACACTGTATACGATCCGTCTGCTTCCCCTGGGGGGTTACGTGCGCATGGCCGGGGAAGATCCGGAGATGGTTCAAATTAAGACCGGCCACGATGTGGGTCTGCAATTTAATGCCGAAGGAAAAGTCACCAAAATTATTTTGAACAGGAAGAAAAAACTTAGCCACACAGAGACATTAAATGTCCAGCGTATTGATTTAGAGCATGATTTGTTTATTGAAGGATACAATGCGGAAGAGGAGCTGGTCCGCTATGAAGTTGACCGGGAAGCTGTCTTGGTTTATGACAATCAGGAAATGTTGATTGCTCCATACGATCGCCAATTTGGCAGCAAAACATTGGGACAGCGGGCAGCGACTATTTTTGCCGGTCCCTTGGCTAATTTTATCCTGGCCTTTGTTTTGTTTACCGGATTGGCCCTCAGTTACGGGGTGCCTAGTGAGGAGCCCATCATTGGTGATGTGCTGCCAGGCTCTGTCGCTGAAGAAGCCGGGCTTGAGCAAGGAGACCGCATACTGGCCATTAATCAAAAGGCCATGGACAGCTGGGAGGAACTGGTGCGAACCATTATGCATAATCCTGGACGGGAGCTGGTCTTTCTTGTTGAACGGAATAACGAAGAGTTTGAGCTGACGATCACTCCTGCGGTCAGGGAACATGAACTGGAGTCTGGGGAGCAGGTCGGGTTTATCGGTGTCCATCAGCATGTGGAGCACTCTGTTTTGGGATCATTTGTGTATGGCTTTAACTACATGTTGGAGCTGTCCATGCTCATCTTTAAAGTGATCGGCATGTTATTTACAGGTGCAGTGGGACTTGATGCGCTGGCTGGCCCGGTTGGCATCTTCGATTTCACGGGGCAGGCCGCCCAAGCGGGGTTGCCTATTCTCCTGCGGTGGACCGCTGCCTTGAGTGTCAATCTGGCCATCCTTAACTTGCTTCCGATTCCAGCATTAGACGGAGGCAGATTGCTCTTTTTAGCCCTTGAGGCAGTGAGGGGGCGTCCCATTGATCCGCAGAAAGAGGGTTTGGCCCATTTTATAGGTTTTGCCCTGCTCATGTTATTAATCCTCGTGGTGACCTGGAATGATATTCAACGGGTGTTCTTTAACTAG
- a CDS encoding 1-deoxy-D-xylulose-5-phosphate reductoisomerase: MKNIAVLGSTGSIGRQTLEIIAAHPDAFKLVAIAGGTNVDLIIEQANRFKPALVSVSTKELAEKVKIHIPDQTKVVYGLEGLIEVSIHEDVHTLVTAVVGSIGLRPTLAAIEQGKQIALANKETLVTAGQIVMEMADKHGAAILPVDSEHSAIFQCLQGENSKQVEKIILTASGGSFRHKSREELVNVTVEDALKHPNWSMGRKVTIDSATMMNKGLEVIEAHWLFAMPYEKIEVLLHDESIIHSMVVFQDSAVMAQLGTPDMKVPIQYALTYPDRFPLHTPRLDLAQIGRLHFREADFNRYPCLRLAFEAGKTGGTMPTVLNAANEIAVTQFLCSEIGFLEIEKVIERTMEQHDPIPNPTLEEIEEIDRWARERAKTLGRRC; this comes from the coding sequence ATGAAGAATATTGCCGTTTTAGGTTCAACAGGTTCTATTGGCAGGCAAACACTGGAGATCATCGCTGCCCACCCTGACGCGTTTAAACTGGTCGCAATTGCAGGTGGGACGAACGTTGATTTGATCATTGAACAAGCCAACCGGTTTAAACCGGCCCTTGTTTCGGTAAGCACGAAAGAGCTGGCCGAAAAGGTGAAGATACATATTCCTGACCAGACAAAAGTTGTTTATGGTCTGGAAGGATTGATTGAAGTATCAATCCATGAAGATGTACATACATTAGTAACGGCGGTTGTGGGCAGCATCGGGCTCAGGCCGACTTTGGCTGCCATTGAGCAGGGCAAGCAAATTGCCTTGGCTAATAAGGAGACATTGGTCACGGCAGGTCAGATCGTGATGGAGATGGCTGATAAACATGGGGCAGCCATCTTGCCTGTTGACAGTGAACACTCGGCTATTTTTCAATGCTTGCAGGGAGAAAACAGCAAGCAAGTTGAAAAAATAATTTTGACGGCATCAGGAGGCAGTTTCAGACATAAGAGTAGAGAAGAACTTGTAAATGTCACGGTAGAAGACGCTTTAAAGCATCCGAACTGGTCTATGGGGCGGAAAGTGACCATTGATTCGGCCACGATGATGAATAAAGGATTAGAAGTGATTGAAGCCCACTGGTTGTTTGCCATGCCCTATGAAAAAATAGAAGTTCTGCTTCATGACGAAAGCATTATCCATTCTATGGTTGTATTTCAGGACAGCGCGGTGATGGCCCAGCTGGGTACTCCAGATATGAAAGTACCTATCCAGTACGCATTAACTTATCCTGACCGTTTTCCGCTCCATACTCCGCGTCTTGATTTGGCTCAGATTGGCCGCTTGCACTTCCGGGAAGCAGATTTTAACCGTTATCCCTGTTTAAGGCTGGCCTTTGAAGCAGGAAAAACAGGAGGCACTATGCCAACTGTCTTAAATGCGGCCAATGAGATCGCTGTAACTCAATTTTTGTGTTCGGAAATCGGTTTCCTGGAGATTGAAAAAGTGATCGAACGGACAATGGAACAGCATGACCCCATCCCCAATCCCACTCTGGAAGAGATAGAAGAGATCGACCGCTGGGCAAGAGAGAGGGCAAAAACGTTAGGAAGAAGGTGCTGA
- a CDS encoding phosphatidate cytidylyltransferase, translated as MRQRVITAAIGGSLFIVFLILGGLWFALLIFLLAVLAYREMIRMAGIPLFFAPSVLGLVFLLVLFWSFLHNANLIQVSPLFVISTETLFVLFMVLFLLITVVTKNRVTSDHFGPYLLAVFYIGIGFAQFVSARETEGLAFIFFVLLVIWATDSGAYFIGRAFGKRKLCPSISPNKTIEGSLGGIVFGLMGGVLIQFFTAPFVHYGEALSLALLVSVASQAGDLIESALKRYYGVKDSGTLLPGHGGVLDRFDSLIFVFVLLFLLERF; from the coding sequence TTGAGGCAACGTGTAATCACAGCAGCAATTGGTGGTTCTTTGTTTATCGTCTTTCTTATTTTGGGAGGTTTATGGTTTGCCCTTCTCATTTTTCTTCTGGCTGTGCTGGCTTACCGTGAAATGATTCGAATGGCCGGGATCCCTTTATTTTTCGCCCCTTCTGTACTGGGTCTGGTTTTTTTGCTGGTGCTCTTTTGGTCCTTCCTGCATAATGCCAATCTGATCCAGGTTTCACCCCTGTTTGTCATCTCCACAGAGACTCTGTTTGTGCTGTTTATGGTCTTGTTTTTGCTCATCACTGTTGTCACCAAGAACCGGGTGACGTCTGACCACTTTGGCCCCTATTTGCTGGCCGTGTTTTATATCGGAATTGGTTTTGCTCAGTTTGTCTCGGCCCGGGAAACGGAAGGGCTTGCGTTTATTTTTTTTGTGCTGTTGGTGATCTGGGCTACGGACAGCGGTGCTTACTTCATTGGCCGGGCCTTTGGCAAACGTAAGTTATGCCCTAGTATAAGTCCCAACAAAACGATTGAAGGCTCTCTGGGGGGCATCGTTTTCGGTTTGATGGGGGGCGTTCTCATTCAGTTTTTCACCGCACCATTTGTCCATTATGGGGAAGCACTAAGTCTGGCACTCTTGGTGTCCGTTGCCAGTCAAGCCGGGGATCTGATCGAATCGGCCTTGAAACGATATTATGGAGTAAAGGATTCGGGAACGCTTCTACCTGGTCATGGAGGAGTATTAGACCGTTTTGACAGCTTGATCTTTGTTTTTGTGCTTCTCTTTCTGCTTGAGAGGTTCTAA